In Acipenser ruthenus chromosome 6, fAciRut3.2 maternal haplotype, whole genome shotgun sequence, the following proteins share a genomic window:
- the LOC117410992 gene encoding cysteine-rich venom protein TEL1-like, producing the protein RYTHTSPFVLTGKISANISTDILTNDPNVQKTIVDKHNALRRAVTPPASNMLKMAWSAEAAVNAKKWANTCSMNHSPSDTRKISTSGCGENLYMSSKANSWDMAVQAWYDEVKDFKYGVGSTNGAVVGHYTQVVWYRSNKVGCAVAHCPGSKYEYFYVCQYCPPGNDQNLLTTPYKAGPSCGDCPSACDNKLCTNPCSYSDMYSNCPALKGTFGCGHPSVSAWCPASCKCTNEIK; encoded by the exons agatatacacacacaagtCCATTTGTGCTAACTGGAAAAATCTCTGCTAATATATCAACAGATATATTGACTAATGATCCCAATGTTCAGAAAACCATTGTTGACAAACACAATGCCTTGAGGAGAGCTGTGACCCCACCTGCCAGCAACATGTTAAAGATG GCATGGAGTGCAGAGGCAGCTGTTAATGCTAAGAAATGGGCCAATACTTGCTCTATGAATCACAGCCCTTCTGACACAAGAAAGATCAGCA CTAGCGGGTGTGGTGAGAATCTTTACATGTCCTCCAAAGCAAATTCCTGGGATATGGCAGTCCAGGCCTGGTATGATGAAGTCAAAGATTTTAAGTATGGAGTTGGATCAACAAATGGTGCTGTTGTTGGGCATTACACCCAG GTTGTGTGGTACAGGTCTAACAAGGTTGGCTGTGCAGTTGCTCATTGCCCTGGTTCTAAATATGAGTATTTTTATGTATGCCAGTACTGCCCTCC AGGAAACGACCAGAATTTATTAACCACACCCTACAAAGCTGGTCCATCATGCGGTGACTGCCCAAGTGCTTGTGATAATAAGCTCTGCA CAAACCCATGTTCCTACTCAGACATGTATTCCAACTGTCCTGCTCTGAAAGGGACTTTTGGATGTGGCCACCCATCGGTTTCGGCTTGGTGTCCTGCTTCATGCAAGTGTAcaaatgaaatcaaatga